AGAGGGAGTAAAAAAGCTAGCCCACGTGTCCACTGAGATACAATCATAATCCATTTCCGGCTCCACTTATCAATGAAAGGACCGATGACAAGCTGTAAAAGAAGCGATGGGATAAAGTAAAGTAGCCACATGCTTCCTAAGGCCATTTTCGAGCCCGTTAATTGATAAATAAGAATGGAATTACATAGGGTACCAAATGCACCGCCTAATTCAGAAATCGCGCTACCAATCCACATAAAGAAAAACGATCGATTTTTTAAAATATTTCTCCCCATTTTGCACCAACTTTTCTTTTCAGTTCTCCTCCTATTGTGCATATTCTATAAAAGTAAAAGTATTTTATCTTTTACCTTTGATGTACAAATTTATAATTAATGATTTAAATAGAATTCCAACTCTTTCGATATAGCCTCTAATGCTTTCTTTTTCAAAATATACTTTGCATCTTGAATATCAACTAACTTCGCAGATCTTAAAATTTTCAAATGATGATGAATTGTTGACTTCCCAAGATTTAATTGTTCCGTTATCTCCTGCAATGTACGATCTTTTTCAAATAACAATTTTACAATTCTCAATCTTGCTTCATCACCTAAAGCCTTATGTTTATGAACTAAAAAATAACTTGGCTGATATGGATCTTCTGGATGTATACTTTCATTTGCGATTGGATAATGAAATATTTTTGTATCTTCTATATCTGCTTCGATATTCCAAGGTCGATACGTGTATTGTGGAATAAGAAGAACATGATGTACACTTGGCTCTGGAGAATAGGTAACACCGCCTGTTGCCCATTCAACAAATTCTTCGGCATTCATCTTTTCGTTCATTTTACATTTCGTTTCATAGTCTTGTTTTAGTATAAGTGATAGCTTTTCTGCTTCCGGTTCAATAATAGCTTCATACCAGCCTGTCATCACTGCAATGAAATGCTCTTTAAGCATTTTTATATCCGCTTTACAGATGAAATCAATATAAGCAGGAAAAAATGGATTGCTACTTGTTAACTCTTTTAAGTCCTGAACTGCTTTCATCTCTCCATTTGCTGCCTTCCTTCTTTTTTCTTGATATGTATAGCCGACAAATGGAATGCATATATACTTTAGTTCCTCCTCTGATAGCGAGTTAATATACTGAATAAACTCAGATAAATTCATAAAATCCTCTCGATATAATAGCTGTAACAACGCTTTCCACGTGTTATGTTTCTCTACGAAACGTAAATGCTCTATCATTTCCGCTGATAATGATTGTCTTATCTCCTCCCACTCACTTTGAGATTTTTCTAACGTATCAATCAGCCTTTTATGAGTGATCGCCGCAATCCCGAGCGCACACTCAAACAGTAATGAATACTTGATTTGAACGTCATATGTCTCCTTTTTTCTACTTGTCAAATTCAATACTTCCATTGTATCCCTCCTTATTTTGTTATTATTTTAAATTCTATAAATATCGAATTTATCCTTTTATATTTTTAGAATTTTAAACTTTTCAAAAAAGACTCGTAAATTAACATATTGCTCATTATATAAAACCAAGAAAAGGATAGATAAGGCAAAAACATTTATGCCTTATCTATCCTTTTTTGCACTACATATTTAATTTATAATATAATAGAAATACAATAATTCGGAACATTCCCACTAAAATGATATATTTTTCAGGATGGAAAGGACATACAGAATATGAATAAAAACTTAACAAAAATTACAATAACAAGTGGTCTCATTCTTATTTTCTATCATTTTTTTCAATGGTATTTAGTAGAATTTCTTACACCATTTGCTATGCCGTTTTTATCAATAGCAATTCACGGATGGTTTTTCGTAATGTTAATCCTTACGATTATACATGTTATCAAATATAAAAGTTGGAAACCTTTTATTATTCAAATAACGATAATAGTTATTTGGCTATGTACACCATTTACACTAATCTATCTAAAACTAGATTTTATATTCTACAAAGAAAACCGTAAAGAAGTTGTAGAACTTATAAATCGCAAAGAGTTAACTCCTAATATTAATCATGATAGTAGCCAAATTCATTTACCTGAACGATTTGCAGCTACTTCAAAAGGCGGTGGAGATGTACTTATACAGCATAATAAAAATGGTACCTTAGTTTTCTTTTTTACTTATCGTGGTATATTAGATAACTTTTCAGGGTTTATTTACACACCAAATGATATAAAACCAAACAAAAATGATTTTAATAGCGAATATAAAGAAATCACAAAAATCGAGAAAAATTGGTATTATGTCACGTCGTATTAAAAATGATACAAATATTAGAAATACAAAAAGCTAGCATTTTGCTAGCTTTTTAACAATTATAATTATCTATGAATGGGTAGGAACATTCATTTTATAACTAAATTAGCATTTTGCTTCGGAAATTCCGTTTTCAAATAAAAATCCTCGGCTTTCCAATATCTATGTTCAAACTTTAGGAGATTCTTTTGTGTTTCTTCATTTTCACGAAGAAACCTTTGTTCCCTTGGGCAATCCAAATACACCATGTAATCAAAGTATTCTCGCCACTCTTTACGCTGAAGAAATATTCCTTCAATTACAATCACACAAGGATTAGGTATGATTAGCTCTCTCATTTCACAGAAATCCGTTTGATGATCATAGAACGGAATGTTTAGCTGATTTGCCATTCTTAATTTATGAAACAAATGCTGTTGCAACCATTCAACATCCCATTGTAGTTGATAATACTCATACCATTCTTCATGTTTCGTATTATAGCGCTTGCTACGCTCCACAATATGATCATCAATATGAAAAATATGAAATGGAATATCTTTTTGTTTCAATTCGTCTTCTAGCTGCTTGACTAATGTTGTTTTTCCCGAACGACTCAGACCATCTATACCTAGAATAAAACGATTACTTGTATTTTCAGCAATCACTTTTACTAATTCGTTTGAATTCATTATCTTTTCCACTCTTCTTCTAATAATGAATAGATTACAGTATCATGAGCTACACCATTTTGAATCATATATTTTCGAAGTAATCCTTCTTCCTGAAAACCAGCTCTTTTCAGTAATCGATGTGAAGCCTCATTTTCTGTATAAACAACTGCTGCAATCCTTATTAGCTGTAGTGTTTCAAATCCATATGTAAGAATTGCCTGTAAAGCCTCAGATGCATACCCTTTTCCCCAATACGTATCATCTAATTCATAGCCAATTTCGGCTCTCTTATGATTTGGATTGATTAAATGAAATCCAAATGTACCAATTAATTGATTTGTTCCTTTTAGCTCTATCCCCCAGCGTAAAACATTTCCCTCTTCATACCTTTTTCTAAAAGTTTGAATCGTATTTTTCACTTGTTCCGTATTTTGAAAAGAGTCCATACCAAAGTAACGGATAACAGATGCCTTCTCAAAATAATAAAACATTGTTTCAGCGTCTAATAATGTTAATTCCCGTAATTTTAAACGCTCAGTTTCTAAGATTGGAAATCCCATTCTCTCTTCTCCCTCTACTCTAATGAGTTACAAATTTCTATGTAATTACCATCTGGATCAGACACATAAGCAATGGTTTGCCCCCATGGTTTCGTTATTGGCTCCACTAATACTTTTACACCTTCTTCTCTTAATCCCGAAATCGTTTCGTTAACATCCTCCACAACAAATCCAATTTCAAAATTAGAGGATTCTGATTCACCCTTTGGAATTGATAATCCCGTTAACTCTCGTACATCCTCTCTACTATTCATCGCTAAAATTGTTGCTCCGGTATCAAACTCAATGTATGTACCATGTTCGCCTTTTATCGGTAAGCATAAAAGATCTTTATAAAACCGAAGACATTCTTCATATCGCTCCACATATAAAATGACATATTTCATTTTTAAGTTCATTGTAATCCCCCTTTCAAATTCTCTTCTAAAAATTCGACAAAGGACGTAGAAAACCTTGTTTATATGACAGTATTCATAATTATAAACAAAAAAAAGAAGACCGATTTCTCGGTCTCAAACATATTGGCATAAAACAGGAGATTGGTTTGGACATAACCAGTTCATACTTTTATTATATTTTATCTTTTCTGAATTTTAAATATAATAATCAACGATTTATGTTGAGAAACTTTTTTTTACAGGGATGGTTAAATATAATTGCTTGTACATCAATAACTTTTGCTTTTGAATAAATTTCTTCATATAAAGAGATGCTAAAAATGGAGGTGTATACATATGGAACCAATGCTTTGCCCAAGTTGTAAAACAAATCGCACTCGCTTTAATATTCTTGAGCAGCAAATAAAACCAGTAAAATTAAATCCACAAACTGGTCAAATTGAAGAAGAATATACGAACGAAACAATGAATGCTTTTCATATGGCATATCAAGGACCTTCCTATCGTGTCCAATGTGCAGTATGCGGGCTTGTTGAGAACCCAGAACAATTTATTAAACCTGCGCAAAACCAATCATTCTAACACTTGGAAACTTGATTCATATTTCCTAATCCAAAAGGTAACATAAAATCCCTCATTACCTTTTGGATTATCTATCAATTACTCGCTTTTAATCGACCTACTCATCTCTTCATAATGCTTTTTTATTTTTTCTTGGAAGTGACTATATGCCATTTCCACTTGTTTATCCTGCTTCTCAGTTAAATCGTTTATCCTTTTCTCTATTTCATCAGCTAATTGTTGACTCATTTTTTCGTCTTTATGTAGAATTGTAACTGTATGCTTCATAGCAATCTGAACGCTTCTTATATTTTCTTTCGTTTTCCGTTCATATTCATCAAGTTTCATTTTATCACTGACGCTAGCCATATTTAAATCTACTTGAGCTCCACCAGCCTTTAATCTACGACTCGTAATATCTTTTCCTGTTTCTTTAAACTGATCTTGTAACTCTTTTGCATTATTTGCTAGTACGTATTTCCCCTTACTTACTTCCGCGATCTCTTTTAATTGTTTTTCTGCTTCATGATCTACTTGAAATCCAATAATATTCATAATAGGTTTTATGTTTGAATTCGAAACTTTCTGAGCCTCTTCAACTGGATTTCCTCCACATGTTTCCACTCCATCACTTACAACATACATTATATTTTTATCATTTGCTTTTGCAGATTGGAACGTTTCTGTAGATCTTTTAATTGCTTCAGCGAGCGGTGTCCACCCTACCGGCTGAAACCCATCTAATGATTGACGGAGCGTTGTTTGATTATACTTTTGTAAAGTATATACATTTTCAATTGCTCCGCATGAAGCCGTTTTATCCTTCTCATCATTTGATCCTTTATGTCCATATACTCGTAACGAAACATTAACAGCCTCTGGTAAATCAGAAACAAATTGCTGAATTGCCTCTTTTGCAATATCCATCTTCATTTTTCCATCGATTTTACCAGCCATACTCCCACTAGCATCTAATAGTATTTCAATATTATAGTTTCCCCTGTCCTCTTTATTTTTTTGCTCTCCCTTTGTTCCATTGCTTTTCTTTTCTTCATCCTCAACTCTGCCTATTCCTAAAATTTGTAATGGCATTTTATCAAATGGTATAATCTCCTGTTTTAACAAGCTATACATCGTATGTACATATAAGTCCGCTTGCTCACTATTAGATTTATTCTTCAAATCGGCAGATTTTACATTCTCTTCCGTATCATGAGCTACCTCTTTCATAATCGGTTCCGATTCTTTCGATATGTCCAATAACCCCACTTTATACTTCCCGTTATATTTTCCATTCGGATATTTCGTCATTTCTTCAAATGTAACAGGAATAGAATGAACAACCTGTTTTTCATTATCTATTTTCTTACTTTCTTTCTGGCTTACATTCTTGTTCTCTGTTTTCGTTGTTTCTGTTTGTGTACCACAAGCATTACAAAAGATAAAAATGATACATATCAATGTCAGTTTATATACCCTTTGCACATTTCTTCCCCCTAACTATATCCATATACAATTAATCCCATTTACGAATGATTATAACAGAATAATCTTATCTTTCTGAAAAACAAAAAAAAAAAAACAAAATTACATATACTCCTATAAAATTTCCTTACAACTCTTTCTGAAACCAATAAAAACGCCACTTGTTTTCCAAGTAACGTTTTTAATTTTATTCTTCATCTATTCTTTCAACTCACTGTAAAATTACTTCCCCTTTTAATACAACTAATCGAACGAGTACAATCAAATCAATTATTATATGTAGTAGCATGGATGGATAAATGGATCCTATGGTCATATACAATCGTCAGGAACTGTTCAAAGTAACACTCAGTGAAATGAAACTGTACTTTTTTGGAACCTAGTCGTTCACAAAACCTCTTTTTTAAATTTTCGTATCTTCCAAAATAACCTTACAAATACATACACATTTATACACCCGCAAAGCCCCACCACAAGTTTTATCCAAATGGGACTATTGGCTGCTGAAGGTCCTAAGTAATTCAAATACATCCCTAGCATCTCAATGACAAAGATAATTCCAAAAAATCTCATTAAATCCATAAGCTTTTCAATCTTTGTTTCTTTTTCCGAATAAATATCAGGTAATTCATTATCATCCGTTACTTCTTTAGAAAAATAGTGCCATTTCGTAAAGCTTGTGACATGCTTCCAGCCAGACATCTCATATATTTCAATGTATTCTTTTTGATTCATTTGTGAGTTTCGATTATCTAGTTTGAAATCGGCTTTATAAACAACATCCTTCGGCTCCGTTTTCTTAAATGTGTACATAAAATTGTAGTTTTGGAATGCCCAGCCCTTTTGGTGCATTTTTCTTAAATACGCCTCTTCTTTTTCTAGGTTCCACGCCGCAAAAAATTTTAATGTTTTCTTTATTTCCATACTATCTTCACTCCCCTAGAATATTTTCCCCATTTTGAACAGAACGTTGTAACCTTTTAAATTCAAGTTCTAACACGTCTCTACCTAACGGAGTTAAAACGTAACACTTCTTTCTATCTGTAGACGCTACTTCTACAATTAGTTTTTCTTTCAATAACTTTGTCGTGTTCCCATATAACGTACCAGGCCCGAGCTTTACTTCCCCATTTGTCATTTCTTCCACCATCTGCATAATCCCATAACCATGCATAGGCTTTACTAATGACAACAAAATATAATACGTCGCCTCTGTTAATGGAATATATTTCTGCGCTTTCACACTCATTATAACTACCTCCGATACATCGATGTATGATATATCGACTCACGATACATCGTATATCGATATTGTATATCGTATTCCAAATAAATACAACTAAAAACGAAGTTATTTTTTTAGATTTTATATTTATTCTATACAAAAATATTATTATATTAATTTTCAGAAAAATTTGTTAAAATATAACAATACAATTGCCTACTTTTTGAAAGGATGATACCTATGATAAATAAATTAAAAGAAAATATAAGCTCTGTTTTCGTCGGAAAAGAAAACGTGGTTGATTTACTCCTAGTTTCATTACTTGCTGATGGTCATGTGTTACTTGAGGATGTGCCTGGTACTGGCAAAACATTACTCGCTAAGACAATTGCAAAAAGTATTGGCGGCGGATTTTCTCGTGTTCAATTCACTCCCGATGTACTTCCGAGTGACGTGACAGGAATTGAATATTTCAATCCTAAAACGAGTGAATTTGAATTAAGATTTGGGCCAGTCATGACAAATATATTGCTAGCAGATGAAATAAACCGGGCTATGCCTAGAACACAATCTAGTTTATTAGAAGCAATGGAAGAGCGCCAAGTAACTCTCGAAAAACAGTCCACGCCTCTTCCTAAACCTTTCTTTGTTATTGCAACGCAAAATCCAATTGAATCACAAGGGACTTTTCCTCTTCCGGATGCACAGCTAGATCGTTTTTTAATGACCATTTCAATTGGCTATCCTTCTCCAGAAGATGAACTAAAAATGATGCGCCGTTTTCGAAATAACAAGCCTTTAGATGCCATTCGCCCCGTTATAACTTTAGAAGAAATTTTACAAGTACAACAAAAAGCAAAAGAAATATACGTATCTGAATCGTTAGAGCACTATATCATTCAACTAGCCAATGCTACACGAAATCATGATTATATCGCCAACGGTGTCAGCCCGCGTGCAACACTTGCCTTAGTCAGGGCGATACAAGCATTGGCCTTTTTACATGGTCGTGAATACTGT
This sequence is a window from Bacillus pseudomycoides DSM 12442. Protein-coding genes within it:
- a CDS encoding GNAT family N-acetyltransferase, whose amino-acid sequence is MGFPILETERLKLRELTLLDAETMFYYFEKASVIRYFGMDSFQNTEQVKNTIQTFRKRYEEGNVLRWGIELKGTNQLIGTFGFHLINPNHKRAEIGYELDDTYWGKGYASEALQAILTYGFETLQLIRIAAVVYTENEASHRLLKRAGFQEEGLLRKYMIQNGVAHDTVIYSLLEEEWKR
- a CDS encoding ArsR/SmtB family transcription factor, whose amino-acid sequence is MEVLNLTSRKKETYDVQIKYSLLFECALGIAAITHKRLIDTLEKSQSEWEEIRQSLSAEMIEHLRFVEKHNTWKALLQLLYREDFMNLSEFIQYINSLSEEELKYICIPFVGYTYQEKRRKAANGEMKAVQDLKELTSSNPFFPAYIDFICKADIKMLKEHFIAVMTGWYEAIIEPEAEKLSLILKQDYETKCKMNEKMNAEEFVEWATGGVTYSPEPSVHHVLLIPQYTYRPWNIEADIEDTKIFHYPIANESIHPEDPYQPSYFLVHKHKALGDEARLRIVKLLFEKDRTLQEITEQLNLGKSTIHHHLKILRSAKLVDIQDAKYILKKKALEAISKELEFYLNH
- a CDS encoding kinase — encoded protein: MNSNELVKVIAENTSNRFILGIDGLSRSGKTTLVKQLEDELKQKDIPFHIFHIDDHIVERSKRYNTKHEEWYEYYQLQWDVEWLQQHLFHKLRMANQLNIPFYDHQTDFCEMRELIIPNPCVIVIEGIFLQRKEWREYFDYMVYLDCPREQRFLRENEETQKNLLKFEHRYWKAEDFYLKTEFPKQNANLVIK
- a CDS encoding AAA family ATPase; translation: MINKLKENISSVFVGKENVVDLLLVSLLADGHVLLEDVPGTGKTLLAKTIAKSIGGGFSRVQFTPDVLPSDVTGIEYFNPKTSEFELRFGPVMTNILLADEINRAMPRTQSSLLEAMEERQVTLEKQSTPLPKPFFVIATQNPIESQGTFPLPDAQLDRFLMTISIGYPSPEDELKMMRRFRNNKPLDAIRPVITLEEILQVQQKAKEIYVSESLEHYIIQLANATRNHDYIANGVSPRATLALVRAIQALAFLHGREYCTPEDIQFLLPYVWKHRLILSMEGALRTTKQKLIESILTDVDVPVEIEQS
- a CDS encoding PadR family transcriptional regulator yields the protein MSVKAQKYIPLTEATYYILLSLVKPMHGYGIMQMVEEMTNGEVKLGPGTLYGNTTKLLKEKLIVEVASTDRKKCYVLTPLGRDVLELEFKRLQRSVQNGENILGE
- a CDS encoding VWA domain-containing protein → MQRVYKLTLICIIFIFCNACGTQTETTKTENKNVSQKESKKIDNEKQVVHSIPVTFEEMTKYPNGKYNGKYKVGLLDISKESEPIMKEVAHDTEENVKSADLKNKSNSEQADLYVHTMYSLLKQEIIPFDKMPLQILGIGRVEDEEKKSNGTKGEQKNKEDRGNYNIEILLDASGSMAGKIDGKMKMDIAKEAIQQFVSDLPEAVNVSLRVYGHKGSNDEKDKTASCGAIENVYTLQKYNQTTLRQSLDGFQPVGWTPLAEAIKRSTETFQSAKANDKNIMYVVSDGVETCGGNPVEEAQKVSNSNIKPIMNIIGFQVDHEAEKQLKEIAEVSKGKYVLANNAKELQDQFKETGKDITSRRLKAGGAQVDLNMASVSDKMKLDEYERKTKENIRSVQIAMKHTVTILHKDEKMSQQLADEIEKRINDLTEKQDKQVEMAYSHFQEKIKKHYEEMSRSIKSE
- a CDS encoding VOC family protein produces the protein MNLKMKYVILYVERYEECLRFYKDLLCLPIKGEHGTYIEFDTGATILAMNSREDVRELTGLSIPKGESESSNFEIGFVVEDVNETISGLREEGVKVLVEPITKPWGQTIAYVSDPDGNYIEICNSLE
- a CDS encoding DUF2812 domain-containing protein → MEIKKTLKFFAAWNLEKEEAYLRKMHQKGWAFQNYNFMYTFKKTEPKDVVYKADFKLDNRNSQMNQKEYIEIYEMSGWKHVTSFTKWHYFSKEVTDDNELPDIYSEKETKIEKLMDLMRFFGIIFVIEMLGMYLNYLGPSAANSPIWIKLVVGLCGCINVYVFVRLFWKIRKFKKEVL